The following coding sequences lie in one Apium graveolens cultivar Ventura chromosome 1, ASM990537v1, whole genome shotgun sequence genomic window:
- the LOC141664184 gene encoding histidine-containing phosphotransfer protein 1-like isoform X1 produces MRSFFFFSLSHPPICFLMLTATILFWAILDGQFTQLQQLQDESNPDFVVEVVSLFFQDSQRILDDLTATLNQQIVDFKKVDAHVHQLKGSSSSIGAQRVQRACIIFRNYCDQQNREGCLKCLQQVKNEYFLVKNKLETLFKLEQQLVAAGGSIPVQ; encoded by the exons ATGAggtcttttttttttttttcccTTTCACACCCTCCTATTTGTTTCTTGATGCTTACTGCTACAATTTTGTTTTGG GCAATTTTGGATGGTCAGTTCACACAGCTTCAACAGCTGCAAGATGAAAGCAACCCAGATTTTGTGGTTGAAGTTGTTTCCCTTTTCTTCCAAGATTCTCAAAGGATTCTCGATGATTTAACTGCAACATT GAATCAGCAAATTGTGGATTTCAAAAAGGTTGATGCCCATGTTCATCAGCTAAAGGGTAGCAGCTCCAg CATTGGAGCACAAAGAGTTCAGAGGGCATGCATCATCTTCCGTAATTATTGCGATCAACAGAATAGAGAAGG GTGTTTGAAATGCTTACAACAGGTGAAGAATGAGTACTTTTTGGTGAAGAACAAGCTTGAAACCTTGTTCAAG CTAGAGCAACAACTTGTGGCAGCTGGTGGATCGATTCCTGTGCAGTGA
- the LOC141664184 gene encoding histidine-containing phosphotransfer protein 1-like isoform X2, translating into MAGLIQLQRQIIDYTTSLYNEAILDGQFTQLQQLQDESNPDFVVEVVSLFFQDSQRILDDLTATLNQQIVDFKKVDAHVHQLKGSSSSIGAQRVQRACIIFRNYCDQQNREGCLKCLQQVKNEYFLVKNKLETLFKLEQQLVAAGGSIPVQ; encoded by the exons ATGGCTGGTCTCATTCAGTTGCAAAGACAAATAATTGACTACACTACCTCTTTATACAATGAg GCAATTTTGGATGGTCAGTTCACACAGCTTCAACAGCTGCAAGATGAAAGCAACCCAGATTTTGTGGTTGAAGTTGTTTCCCTTTTCTTCCAAGATTCTCAAAGGATTCTCGATGATTTAACTGCAACATT GAATCAGCAAATTGTGGATTTCAAAAAGGTTGATGCCCATGTTCATCAGCTAAAGGGTAGCAGCTCCAg CATTGGAGCACAAAGAGTTCAGAGGGCATGCATCATCTTCCGTAATTATTGCGATCAACAGAATAGAGAAGG GTGTTTGAAATGCTTACAACAGGTGAAGAATGAGTACTTTTTGGTGAAGAACAAGCTTGAAACCTTGTTCAAG CTAGAGCAACAACTTGTGGCAGCTGGTGGATCGATTCCTGTGCAGTGA